In the Deinococcus budaensis genome, one interval contains:
- a CDS encoding ROK family protein, with protein MNSAVPLAVPLAVPLDLAAIRARHTLLLLGLLWEGDRARVDLARDLGLSRSAISSIVAELIAAGLVEEAGQRGGGQVGRRATLLSLRARAAGLLAVDLGASHLRVDLLDLRCTSLASRSVSHDVLAGPQATYARLADLAAEVLGEAGLARERVAGVGAGVPGPVDHATGRVISPPNMPGWDGEDVRAGLERVLGVPAWVDNDANLGALAETRFGQHRGARDLIYVKVATGIGAGVLLGGRLHRGVRGGAGEIGHISINEQGPVGRSGNPGSLESYAAARVLLETAEASRAAGAVTTLPRPVTLAALIAGADTDPLAREVWTGAGHHLGVAISTALNLFNPAAVVLGGRLSRAGEVLLRAVRESALRRTMSVNADPTCIDLGTLGDRTGVLGAGAMLLDQLMTPAGLRHLYRVAAWGRGPPAAPPPLLPLAFPAPGGFL; from the coding sequence GTGAATTCAGCTGTTCCCCTTGCTGTTCCCCTTGCTGTTCCCCTCGATCTGGCGGCCATCCGGGCGCGGCACACGCTGCTGTTGCTGGGCCTGCTGTGGGAGGGAGACCGGGCGCGGGTGGACCTCGCGCGGGATCTGGGGCTGTCGCGCAGCGCGATCAGTTCCATCGTGGCGGAACTGATCGCGGCCGGATTGGTCGAGGAGGCCGGGCAGCGCGGGGGCGGGCAGGTGGGGCGCCGGGCCACCCTGCTGTCGCTGCGGGCGCGGGCGGCGGGGCTGCTCGCGGTGGACCTGGGGGCCAGTCACCTGCGGGTGGATCTGCTGGACCTGCGCTGCACGTCCCTGGCGAGCCGCTCGGTCTCGCACGACGTGCTGGCGGGGCCGCAGGCGACCTACGCCCGCCTGGCCGACCTCGCCGCCGAGGTGCTGGGCGAGGCCGGGCTGGCCCGGGAGCGGGTGGCCGGGGTGGGCGCGGGCGTCCCGGGACCGGTGGACCACGCGACCGGCCGGGTGATCAGTCCGCCCAACATGCCCGGCTGGGACGGCGAGGATGTCCGCGCCGGGCTGGAGCGGGTGCTGGGCGTGCCCGCCTGGGTGGACAACGACGCCAACCTGGGTGCCCTGGCCGAGACGCGCTTCGGGCAGCACCGGGGAGCGCGGGACCTGATCTACGTGAAGGTGGCGACCGGCATCGGAGCCGGGGTGTTGCTGGGCGGGCGGCTGCACCGGGGCGTCCGGGGCGGCGCGGGCGAGATCGGGCACATCAGCATCAACGAGCAGGGGCCGGTCGGCCGCAGCGGCAATCCCGGCAGTCTGGAAAGCTACGCGGCGGCGCGGGTGCTGCTGGAGACCGCCGAGGCCAGCCGGGCGGCGGGGGCCGTGACCACCCTGCCCCGGCCGGTCACCCTGGCGGCCCTGATCGCGGGGGCAGACACCGATCCCCTGGCCCGCGAGGTCTGGACCGGGGCGGGGCACCACCTGGGGGTGGCGATCAGCACGGCGCTCAACCTCTTCAACCCGGCGGCGGTCGTGCTGGGCGGACGCCTTTCGCGGGCGGGCGAGGTGCTGCTGCGGGCGGTGCGCGAGAGCGCCCTGCGCCGCACCATGTCGGTCAACGCCGACCCCACCTGCATCGACCTGGGCACCCTGGGCGACCGGACCGGGGTGCTGGGAGCCGGGGCGATGCTGCTCGACCAGCTGATGACCCCGGCGGGCCTGCGGCACCTGTACCGGGTGGCCGCGTGGGGCCGGGGGCCGCCCGCCGCGCCCCCGCCGCTTCTTCCCCTCGCGTTCCCCGCCCCAGGAGGCTTCCTATGA
- the lysS gene encoding lysine--tRNA ligase: MPDDAPHPDGPDPSRAGLHEQTVSRLNNQGALREAGFAPSPYSYPQTHHTHDLLAAHPAGELEPGQEWPQETYALAGRLTLMRHMGKAAFADLTDERGSLQLHFSKNDTEQFGATKRLDLGDIIGVTGFPFVTRTGQLTLRVTSWQPLVKSLHPLPSKFGGLQDEELRARRRYLDLIAHPERREAFRTRARAIRYIRAYLDERGFMEVEGPTLQVVPGGTEARPFKTFHKALGHEFSLRISLELYLKRLLVGGFERVYEIGRNYRNEGIDRTHNPEFTMLEAYFAYGDYEDMMRLVEEMLHGLVTEVKGEARLTYQGREVDFSLPFRRLDFVTALKDAAGLDFDPTDLARLRAWTDERHPELRKVPDYKLLDKLFGEYVEHTLIQPTFVTDVPLAISPLVKAHRSRAGLAERADLFVAGFELAPIYSELNDAFEQRARFEAQSQRRDAGDDEAHEQDEDFLLALEYGMPPAAGMGMGMDRLAMLLTDSDSIRDVLLFPLLRPEGAGAPGPAITEPGPQSGGETESPAV, from the coding sequence ATGCCCGACGACGCTCCCCACCCGGACGGCCCGGACCCCTCCCGCGCAGGCCTGCACGAGCAGACGGTCAGCCGCCTGAACAACCAAGGCGCGCTGCGCGAGGCGGGGTTTGCCCCATCGCCCTACAGCTATCCCCAGACCCACCACACCCACGACCTGCTCGCGGCCCACCCTGCAGGCGAGCTGGAACCGGGGCAGGAATGGCCGCAGGAGACCTACGCCCTGGCCGGGCGCCTGACCCTGATGCGCCATATGGGCAAGGCCGCCTTTGCCGACCTGACCGACGAGCGCGGCTCCTTGCAACTGCACTTTTCCAAGAACGACACCGAACAGTTTGGGGCCACCAAGCGGCTCGACCTCGGAGACATCATCGGCGTGACGGGTTTTCCCTTCGTGACGCGCACTGGGCAACTCACCTTGCGGGTCACAAGCTGGCAGCCGCTGGTCAAGAGCCTGCACCCGCTGCCCAGCAAGTTCGGCGGCCTGCAAGACGAGGAACTGCGCGCCCGGCGCCGCTACCTCGACCTGATCGCCCACCCCGAGCGCCGGGAGGCCTTCCGCACCCGCGCCCGCGCGATTCGCTATATCCGCGCCTACCTCGACGAGCGCGGCTTCATGGAGGTCGAGGGACCCACCCTGCAAGTTGTCCCCGGCGGCACCGAGGCGCGGCCCTTCAAGACCTTTCACAAGGCCCTGGGGCACGAATTCAGCCTGCGCATCAGCCTGGAGCTGTACCTCAAGCGCCTGCTGGTCGGCGGTTTCGAGCGTGTGTACGAGATCGGGCGCAACTACCGCAACGAGGGCATCGACCGCACGCACAACCCCGAATTCACCATGCTGGAGGCGTATTTCGCCTACGGCGACTATGAGGACATGATGCGGCTGGTCGAGGAGATGCTCCACGGCCTCGTCACCGAGGTCAAGGGCGAAGCCCGCCTGACCTACCAGGGCCGGGAGGTAGATTTCAGCCTGCCTTTCCGGCGGCTGGACTTCGTGACCGCCCTCAAAGACGCGGCGGGCCTGGACTTCGACCCCACCGACCTCGCGCGCCTGCGCGCCTGGACCGACGAGCGCCACCCCGAACTGCGCAAGGTGCCCGACTACAAGCTGCTGGACAAGCTGTTCGGCGAGTATGTGGAGCACACGCTGATTCAGCCGACCTTCGTGACCGACGTGCCGCTGGCGATCAGCCCGCTGGTCAAGGCGCACCGCAGCCGCGCGGGCCTCGCGGAGCGCGCCGACCTGTTCGTGGCGGGCTTCGAGCTGGCGCCCATCTACTCGGAACTCAACGACGCCTTCGAGCAGCGCGCCCGTTTCGAGGCCCAGTCGCAGAGGCGCGACGCCGGAGACGACGAGGCCCACGAGCAGGACGAGGACTTCCTGCTGGCGCTGGAATACGGGATGCCCCCCGCCGCCGGCATGGGCATGGGGATGGACCGCCTCGCCATGCTGCTGACCGATTCGGACTCCATCCGCGACGTGCTGCTCTTTCCGCTGCTGCGCCCCGAAGGCGCTGGCGCCCCAGGACCCGCCATCACAGAACCCGGCCCCCAGAGCGGCGGCGAGACGGAAAGCCCAGCGGTATAA
- a CDS encoding GreA/GreB family elongation factor, translating into MAQPTRQVKLTREGFERLQRTLDQEQGRLAEATRILQEQMETSADNEDTGLEDAKREKMTIEARIEELEDTLSRASVIEDHENDGRVELGALVTLSNEATKKDMRVQVVSAPEAAVLGGSLPRISEDSPVGKELMGRKKGESFVVNLDNGKQVKYKVKGIEY; encoded by the coding sequence GTGGCACAACCGACCAGACAGGTGAAACTCACGCGCGAGGGCTTCGAGCGCCTGCAACGCACCCTCGATCAGGAACAGGGGCGGCTCGCCGAGGCGACGCGCATCCTCCAGGAACAGATGGAAACCAGCGCCGACAACGAAGACACCGGCCTGGAAGACGCCAAGCGCGAGAAGATGACCATCGAGGCCCGGATCGAGGAACTCGAAGACACCCTGTCGCGCGCCTCCGTCATCGAGGACCACGAGAACGACGGCCGGGTCGAACTGGGCGCCCTGGTCACACTCTCGAACGAGGCCACCAAGAAAGACATGCGCGTGCAGGTCGTCAGCGCCCCGGAGGCGGCGGTGCTGGGCGGCAGCCTGCCGCGCATCAGCGAGGACAGCCCGGTCGGCAAGGAGCTGATGGGCCGCAAGAAGGGCGAGAGCTTCGTGGTGAACCTCGACAACGGCAAGCAGGTCAAGTACAAGGTCAAGGGCATCGAGTATTGA
- a CDS encoding MFS transporter, translating to MKAPPLTVTLLAPGAVAFLMLGVLQAMYGAAFPLFQARYGVGPAAVGWVASAHFLGSTTAPPLVGLLLSRVSLRAVVAGSAVVLAAGVTGVALAPTWALAVTGALVGGLGLGGVSAALNAAYASIGTRAVNLVNAVFGVGSILSPLLVLALGGRSLALPFLVVAALGGVTLLATRVWGVPALRPPVAAGSGQPGVTLALFAVLIFLYVGLEVGFGAWLARHLDSLRFGASALILSGYWAGLTAGRILTGLLGGRVSPPRLVLAAAALTTLAALAATVPALSPAAYVLAGLCLGPIFGTTLAWMAASLPARLVPYLLVAGSAGGVLAPAALGALYAGAGPASVPLTLAALGLALSAVVALTARVNWSARHGGRH from the coding sequence ATGAAGGCCCCGCCCCTGACCGTCACCCTGCTCGCGCCGGGAGCGGTCGCTTTTTTGATGCTGGGCGTGCTTCAGGCGATGTACGGGGCGGCCTTTCCGCTGTTTCAGGCCCGCTACGGGGTGGGGCCAGCGGCCGTGGGGTGGGTCGCCAGCGCCCACTTCCTGGGGTCGACCACGGCGCCGCCGCTGGTGGGGCTGCTGCTCTCGCGGGTGAGCCTGCGGGCGGTGGTCGCGGGCAGCGCGGTGGTGCTGGCGGCAGGCGTGACGGGCGTGGCCCTGGCCCCGACCTGGGCGCTGGCAGTCACGGGCGCGCTGGTGGGCGGCCTGGGCCTGGGTGGGGTCAGCGCGGCCCTGAACGCCGCTTACGCCAGCATCGGCACCCGGGCGGTGAATCTGGTCAATGCCGTCTTCGGGGTGGGCAGCATCCTGTCGCCGCTGCTGGTGCTGGCGCTGGGGGGCCGCTCGCTGGCGCTGCCTTTCCTGGTCGTCGCGGCGCTGGGGGGCGTCACGCTGCTGGCCACCCGCGTCTGGGGGGTCCCGGCGCTGCGGCCCCCGGTGGCGGCGGGAAGCGGGCAGCCGGGCGTCACCCTGGCCCTGTTCGCGGTCCTGATCTTCCTGTACGTGGGGCTGGAGGTTGGCTTCGGCGCGTGGCTGGCGCGGCATCTGGACAGCCTGCGCTTTGGGGCGTCCGCCCTGATTCTCAGCGGCTACTGGGCGGGCCTGACGGCCGGGCGCATCCTGACCGGGCTGCTGGGCGGGCGGGTCTCGCCGCCCCGGCTGGTGCTGGCGGCCGCCGCGCTGACCACCCTGGCCGCCCTGGCCGCGACCGTGCCCGCGCTCTCGCCCGCCGCCTACGTGCTGGCGGGGCTGTGCCTGGGGCCGATTTTCGGCACCACGCTGGCGTGGATGGCTGCGAGCCTTCCGGCGCGGCTGGTGCCTTACCTGCTGGTGGCGGGATCGGCGGGGGGCGTCCTGGCTCCGGCGGCGCTGGGAGCGCTCTACGCGGGCGCCGGTCCCGCCTCGGTGCCGCTGACGCTGGCGGCGTTGGGGCTGGCGCTGAGCGCCGTGGTGGCCCTCACGGCGCGGGTGAACTGGTCAGCCCGGCACGGAGGGCGGCACTGA
- a CDS encoding endonuclease MutS2 — protein MPFDARALTALDFPRIRDALTERSATSLGAERARALAPSDDAGRIARELDEVEDALFGVSLSLGGIQDIRELHARAGEGRVLAGQELLNAAYSLDGAMTVKRAIHANSRGPLRDVALGLGDHSELVRRVLSALDRDGGVRDDASPRLRDLRKRIEPLRGRIRERLAATLEKWADVLQENIVTIRRDRYVLPVQASRVGQVQGIIVDASATGQTYFVEPAAVTQLNNELARLILDEEAEVRRILTELSGLLASDADVPMTLATVGELDLIAAKARLARDWRLNRPESVPGASYDLREARHPLIENPVPNDIQLGETQLLLITGPNMGGKTATLKTLGLSVLMHQCGLYVAAASARLPVVRDVLVDIGDEQSIEASLSTFASHLKHLRFVLRHAAPDTLVLIDELGSGTDPAEGAALAQALIETLLAQDARGIITSHLSPLKLFALETPGLKNASMGFDLEALAPTYQLQVGQPGRSYALAIARRMGLPEEVLARAGDLLGPDAGLMERMLEGLERERRELGAELEAATTARRGAEGELARVRQERETLEQRRNEMLAEAAQKAETLYADAIERVRSLRARAQEDSARPRVMQELRELRSAAQKARPAPPAPREDRGDPIRVGSRVDVPAYGATGQVLELRGDDLVVQLGVMKVGVRRRDVRLQQEPKVKAPRPTFAGTAPNAFQNELQLRGLGVEEAVEELRTAISEAHALRETPLRVVHGKGQGVLRRLLRDYLKTDKRVESFHDAEANQGGHGVTIVNLRA, from the coding sequence ATGCCGTTCGATGCCCGCGCCCTGACCGCCCTCGATTTTCCCCGCATCCGCGACGCCCTGACGGAGCGCAGCGCCACGTCGCTGGGGGCCGAGCGCGCCCGCGCCCTGGCCCCGTCGGACGACGCGGGCCGCATCGCCCGCGAACTCGACGAGGTGGAAGACGCCCTCTTCGGCGTCAGCCTGAGCCTCGGCGGCATTCAGGACATCCGCGAGCTGCACGCGCGGGCGGGGGAGGGGCGGGTGCTGGCAGGCCAGGAACTCCTCAACGCGGCCTATTCCCTCGACGGCGCGATGACGGTCAAGCGGGCCATCCACGCCAACTCGCGCGGGCCGCTGCGCGACGTGGCGCTGGGGCTGGGCGACCACAGCGAACTGGTGCGGCGGGTGCTCTCGGCCCTCGACCGCGACGGCGGCGTGCGCGACGACGCTTCCCCCCGGCTGCGCGACCTGCGCAAGCGCATCGAGCCGCTGCGGGGACGCATCCGTGAACGGCTCGCGGCCACGCTGGAGAAGTGGGCGGACGTGCTTCAGGAAAACATCGTGACCATCCGGCGCGACCGCTACGTGCTGCCGGTGCAGGCCAGCCGGGTGGGGCAGGTGCAGGGCATCATCGTGGACGCCTCGGCCACCGGACAGACCTACTTCGTGGAACCCGCCGCCGTCACCCAGCTCAACAACGAACTCGCCCGATTGATTCTCGACGAGGAGGCCGAGGTCCGGCGCATCCTGACCGAACTCTCGGGTCTGCTGGCCTCGGACGCCGACGTGCCCATGACCCTGGCGACGGTCGGGGAACTCGACCTGATCGCGGCAAAAGCCCGGCTGGCGCGCGACTGGCGCCTCAACCGCCCCGAGTCGGTGCCGGGGGCCAGCTACGACCTGCGCGAGGCCCGCCACCCGTTGATCGAGAACCCGGTGCCCAACGACATCCAGCTCGGGGAGACCCAACTGCTGCTGATCACCGGGCCGAACATGGGCGGCAAGACGGCGACCCTCAAGACGCTGGGGTTGAGTGTCCTGATGCACCAGTGCGGGCTGTATGTGGCCGCCGCGAGTGCCCGGCTGCCGGTGGTGCGGGACGTGCTGGTGGACATCGGGGACGAGCAGAGCATCGAAGCGAGCCTCTCGACCTTTGCCAGCCACCTCAAGCACCTGCGGTTCGTGCTGAGGCACGCCGCGCCCGACACGCTGGTCCTGATCGACGAGCTGGGGTCGGGCACCGATCCTGCGGAAGGCGCCGCGCTGGCCCAGGCCCTGATCGAGACGCTGCTCGCGCAGGACGCGCGCGGCATCATCACCTCGCACCTCTCGCCGCTCAAGCTGTTCGCGCTGGAGACGCCGGGCCTCAAGAACGCCTCGATGGGCTTTGACCTGGAGGCCCTGGCACCCACCTACCAGCTCCAGGTCGGGCAGCCGGGCCGCTCCTATGCGCTGGCCATCGCGCGCCGGATGGGACTGCCGGAGGAGGTGCTCGCCCGCGCGGGGGACCTGCTCGGCCCCGACGCGGGCCTGATGGAGCGGATGCTGGAGGGCCTGGAGCGCGAGCGCCGCGAACTCGGCGCCGAGCTGGAGGCCGCCACCACCGCCCGGCGCGGGGCGGAGGGCGAACTCGCCCGCGTGCGCCAGGAGCGCGAGACGCTCGAACAGCGGCGCAACGAGATGCTGGCGGAAGCCGCCCAGAAGGCCGAAACGCTCTACGCCGACGCCATCGAACGGGTCCGCAGCCTGCGTGCCCGCGCCCAGGAGGACAGCGCCCGCCCGCGCGTGATGCAGGAGCTGCGCGAGCTGCGCTCGGCGGCGCAGAAGGCCCGCCCCGCGCCCCCTGCCCCCCGCGAGGACCGGGGCGACCCCATCCGGGTGGGCAGCCGGGTCGACGTGCCCGCCTACGGGGCGACCGGGCAGGTGCTGGAACTGCGCGGCGACGACCTCGTGGTGCAGCTCGGCGTGATGAAGGTGGGCGTCAGGAGGCGCGACGTGCGGCTCCAGCAGGAGCCGAAGGTCAAGGCCCCCCGCCCCACCTTTGCGGGCACGGCGCCGAACGCCTTCCAGAACGAACTGCAACTGCGCGGCCTGGGCGTCGAGGAGGCCGTCGAGGAGTTGCGCACCGCGATCAGCGAGGCCCACGCGCTGAGGGAAACCCCGCTGCGGGTGGTTCACGGCAAGGGCCAGGGGGTGCTGCGCCGCCTGCTGCGCGACTACCTCAAGACCGACAAGCGCGTCGAGTCCTTCCACGACGCCGAGGCCAACCAGGGCGGCCACGGCGTGACCATCGTCAACCTGAGGGCGTGA
- a CDS encoding NADPH-dependent FMN reductase — protein MKFAVLSTSLDPVSRSGWMAGLAAGQLRAGGHDVTHLDLRTTPLPPFDNDTCYAHPHAEVYHRAIREADGVVLAVPVYNWGLGSGAKALVELTGSSDPDRGLHGAWFDQPVTFLVSGGLAHGYLSHGAFAFGLMTDFRCVVNPHAVYATGAEWAADGAPGEALAARLARTVERGVDLAERLRGRSYRSVWEV, from the coding sequence ATGAAGTTCGCGGTCCTCTCCACCAGCCTTGATCCGGTCAGCCGCAGCGGCTGGATGGCGGGCCTCGCGGCGGGGCAGCTCCGGGCAGGCGGGCACGACGTGACCCACCTCGACCTGCGGACGACGCCCCTGCCTCCCTTCGACAATGACACCTGCTACGCCCACCCCCACGCCGAGGTCTACCACCGCGCCATCCGCGAGGCCGACGGGGTGGTTCTGGCTGTGCCCGTCTACAACTGGGGGCTGGGGTCGGGCGCGAAGGCGCTGGTGGAGCTGACCGGCAGCAGCGACCCCGACCGGGGCCTGCATGGGGCGTGGTTCGACCAGCCGGTGACGTTTCTGGTGTCGGGCGGCCTCGCGCACGGGTACCTCAGCCACGGGGCCTTCGCCTTCGGGCTGATGACCGACTTCCGCTGCGTGGTCAATCCGCACGCCGTGTATGCGACGGGCGCCGAGTGGGCGGCGGACGGGGCGCCTGGGGAGGCGCTGGCGGCGCGGCTGGCCCGCACCGTCGAGCGCGGGGTGGACCTCGCGGAGCGGCTGCGGGGCCGGAGCTACCGCTCGGTGTGGGAAGTGTGA
- a CDS encoding RluA family pseudouridine synthase: MTVTRPAGRAPLLPPTEKPRVLVEHPDFYVVHKPALWLTHPVRARVDVPDLLTFMRAETGEAALAPPHRLDRETSGTQLLSRDADAARRFFTLFKEHLVGKTYLALVHGSPEWERTTLDAPLGDLGLGGANRIVIRQAVVPDGRPAVTDFRVQERRGGFTLLEAYPRSGRLHQIRAHLAHLGLPMVGDKIYGRDPQAFLDFMETGQTPELTARLLLARQALHAARIAFPWSGTQFAAEAPLAPDLQAFWDGLAHG, encoded by the coding sequence GTGACTGTGACCCGTCCGGCGGGCCGCGCCCCCCTGCTCCCCCCCACCGAAAAGCCGCGCGTGCTGGTCGAGCACCCCGACTTCTACGTGGTCCACAAGCCCGCGCTGTGGCTGACCCATCCGGTGCGGGCGCGGGTGGATGTGCCCGACCTGCTGACCTTTATGCGGGCCGAGACGGGCGAGGCGGCCCTGGCCCCCCCGCACCGCCTCGACCGCGAGACGAGCGGGACGCAGCTGCTCTCGCGCGACGCCGACGCCGCCCGGCGCTTTTTCACCCTGTTCAAGGAGCATCTGGTGGGCAAGACCTACCTCGCCCTGGTCCACGGCTCACCGGAGTGGGAGCGCACCACGCTGGACGCCCCGCTGGGCGACCTGGGGCTGGGGGGCGCCAACCGCATCGTGATCCGGCAGGCGGTCGTGCCGGACGGGCGCCCAGCCGTGACCGACTTCCGGGTGCAGGAGCGGCGCGGCGGCTTCACCCTGCTGGAGGCCTACCCGCGTTCGGGGCGGCTGCACCAGATTCGCGCGCACCTCGCGCACCTCGGCCTGCCGATGGTCGGGGACAAGATCTACGGGCGCGACCCCCAGGCGTTTCTCGACTTTATGGAGACAGGCCAGACGCCCGAACTGACGGCCCGGCTGCTGCTCGCGCGCCAGGCGCTGCACGCGGCCCGCATCGCCTTTCCCTGGTCGGGCACCCAGTTCGCCGCCGAGGCGCCCCTCGCGCCCGATTTGCAGGCGTTCTGGGACGGCCTCGCGCACGGCTGA
- a CDS encoding MFS transporter, with protein MTFSPAAAPRVSPWALSAFWFGTAFHWLLLLLILMPADVVRFVGEERKGTYLGVLLFVGALMALILPPIIGARSDRTGRRLPYIRLGLGVNLAGLAVMGFAATALTGMGGFWVYVLGFLLVQFGNNYATAPYSALIPQLVPPEQRGRYSGVMAMLQAAGQLLGALSAFAVGLLALPTAVSFGLIALMLLVPALITLRGVPAEVDRLGPAGGGPTLPLRQLFAHQPFFWVFVTRVLFALGQYSVQPFLQYYNVDVLRQREGGTSTSVMLACIIVGSIVSALIGGKISDRVGRKPVIYVAGGAMAAAALLLLVAPSYPAALALAALFGLGFGAFTSVDWALGSDAMPSARSYARDMGIWHVAFVAPQLSSAPQGALLDWGNAQGGNLGYTLVFGIAALFFLAGVVLVRNVPERVHGRAQGEAG; from the coding sequence ATGACCTTTTCTCCTGCCGCCGCCCCGCGCGTGAGTCCGTGGGCGCTCTCCGCGTTCTGGTTCGGCACCGCCTTTCACTGGCTGCTGCTGCTGCTGATCCTGATGCCCGCCGACGTGGTGCGCTTCGTGGGCGAGGAGCGCAAGGGGACGTATCTGGGCGTGCTGCTCTTTGTCGGCGCGCTGATGGCCCTGATCCTGCCGCCCATCATCGGGGCGCGCAGCGACCGCACGGGGCGGCGGCTGCCTTACATCCGGCTGGGGCTGGGGGTCAACCTCGCGGGCCTGGCGGTGATGGGCTTCGCGGCCACGGCCCTGACCGGCATGGGCGGCTTCTGGGTGTACGTGCTGGGCTTCTTGCTGGTGCAGTTCGGCAACAACTACGCGACCGCGCCCTACAGCGCCCTGATTCCGCAGCTCGTGCCGCCCGAGCAGCGCGGGCGCTACAGCGGCGTGATGGCGATGCTGCAAGCTGCCGGGCAGCTGCTGGGCGCGCTGAGCGCCTTTGCCGTCGGGCTGCTGGCGCTGCCGACCGCCGTGTCCTTCGGGCTGATCGCGCTGATGCTGCTCGTTCCGGCGCTGATCACCCTGCGGGGCGTTCCGGCCGAGGTGGACCGCCTCGGCCCGGCGGGCGGCGGCCCCACCCTGCCCCTGCGGCAACTGTTCGCGCACCAGCCCTTTTTCTGGGTGTTCGTGACCCGGGTGCTGTTCGCGCTGGGGCAGTACAGCGTGCAGCCTTTTTTGCAGTACTACAACGTGGACGTGCTGCGCCAGCGCGAAGGCGGCACCAGCACCTCGGTCATGCTGGCCTGCATCATCGTGGGCAGCATCGTCTCGGCCCTGATCGGCGGCAAGATCAGCGACCGGGTGGGCCGCAAGCCGGTGATCTACGTGGCGGGGGGCGCGATGGCCGCCGCCGCCCTGCTGCTGCTGGTCGCGCCGAGCTACCCGGCCGCGCTGGCGCTGGCGGCCCTGTTCGGGCTGGGCTTCGGGGCCTTTACCAGCGTGGACTGGGCGCTGGGCAGCGACGCCATGCCCAGTGCGCGCTCCTACGCCCGCGACATGGGCATCTGGCACGTGGCCTTTGTGGCGCCGCAGCTGTCCAGCGCGCCGCAGGGCGCCCTGCTCGACTGGGGCAACGCGCAGGGCGGCAACCTGGGGTACACGCTGGTCTTCGGGATCGCCGCGCTGTTTTTCCTGGCGGGCGTGGTGCTCGTCCGCAACGTCCCCGAGCGCGTCCACGGCCGGGCACAGGGTGAAGCCGGGTAA
- a CDS encoding pyridoxamine 5'-phosphate oxidase family protein: MSDQDTNHPTREENIRAIASIVKDVKFAMLTVQTAQGHLKAHPMTTQQTEFDGDVWFIGGKDTEQVQCMAERPQVNVSYSDPGKGNYVSIGGAAQLVENRAKLEELWNDGYKAYFPGGIDDPDVQLIKIEAYGAEYWGSDGKIKNILQQARAAVTGQPASDTGTNETVKF, encoded by the coding sequence ATGAGCGACCAGGACACCAACCACCCCACCCGCGAGGAAAACATCCGGGCCATCGCCAGCATTGTCAAGGATGTGAAGTTCGCCATGCTGACGGTCCAGACCGCCCAGGGGCACCTCAAGGCCCACCCGATGACCACCCAGCAGACCGAGTTCGACGGCGACGTGTGGTTTATCGGCGGCAAGGACACCGAGCAGGTGCAGTGCATGGCCGAGCGCCCCCAGGTCAATGTGAGCTATTCGGACCCCGGCAAGGGCAACTACGTCAGCATCGGCGGCGCGGCGCAGCTCGTCGAGAACCGCGCCAAGCTTGAAGAACTGTGGAACGACGGCTACAAGGCCTACTTTCCCGGCGGCATCGACGATCCCGACGTTCAGCTGATCAAGATCGAGGCTTACGGCGCCGAGTACTGGGGCAGCGACGGCAAAATCAAGAACATCTTGCAGCAGGCCCGCGCCGCCGTGACCGGCCAGCCCGCCAGCGACACCGGGACCAACGAAACCGTCAAGTTCTGA
- the sdhC gene encoding succinate dehydrogenase, cytochrome b556 subunit encodes MGCLSPPSRKAARAHTLEEEEGMYRGREGQWAWLLHRLSGLAILAYFLLHVVSISLIMFGEEAYMTVHHLYDFWIFRVGLIFVTAGVVYHAFNGLRIIVMDFTGTGVAYQRQMWYGVLAITLLATAYTAWANIPRILGGY; translated from the coding sequence CTGGGCTGCCTCTCTCCCCCGAGCAGGAAGGCGGCGAGGGCACACACGTTAGAGGAGGAAGAGGGAATGTACCGAGGAAGAGAAGGGCAGTGGGCCTGGCTGCTTCACCGCCTGTCCGGTCTGGCAATTCTGGCTTACTTCCTGCTGCACGTGGTCAGCATCAGCCTGATCATGTTCGGTGAGGAAGCGTATATGACCGTCCACCACCTGTACGACTTCTGGATTTTCCGGGTGGGACTCATTTTCGTGACGGCGGGCGTGGTCTACCACGCGTTTAACGGCCTGCGCATCATCGTGATGGACTTTACCGGCACCGGCGTGGCCTACCAGCGCCAGATGTGGTACGGCGTGCTGGCGATCACCCTGCTGGCGACCGCCTACACCGCCTGGGCCAACATCCCGCGCATCCTGGGAGGCTACTGA
- a CDS encoding succinate dehydrogenase hydrophobic membrane anchor subunit → MIRARTFTDARQQSHSNAELNWWIFMRISGMILVFLILGHIYMTFIQVSEADATYTAVVAKLQSPAWKFYDWLILALSMLHGVNGARYSIEDYVRSRPNRAWVKSIFYTVCAVIFTLGSVGLFSI, encoded by the coding sequence ATGATCCGTGCGCGCACCTTCACCGACGCCCGGCAGCAGTCGCACTCCAACGCCGAGCTGAACTGGTGGATCTTCATGCGGATCAGCGGCATGATCCTGGTCTTCCTGATCCTGGGGCACATCTACATGACCTTTATCCAGGTCAGCGAGGCCGACGCCACCTACACGGCGGTCGTGGCGAAGCTGCAAAGCCCGGCCTGGAAGTTCTACGACTGGCTGATCCTGGCCTTGTCCATGCTGCACGGGGTCAACGGCGCCCGGTATTCCATCGAGGACTACGTCCGGTCGCGCCCCAACCGCGCCTGGGTCAAGAGCATCTTTTACACGGTCTGCGCCGTGATCTTCACGCTCGGCTCGGTCGGCCTGTTCTCGATCTAG